One genomic segment of Sorex araneus isolate mSorAra2 chromosome X, mSorAra2.pri, whole genome shotgun sequence includes these proteins:
- the LOC101555436 gene encoding casein kinase II subunit alpha-like codes for MSFLQLPLPSRARVYADVNSHRPTRYWDFESHEEEWGNLDDYKLGQLIGRGNYSDVFEAYKKKSNKKTAVKILYSVNYIKIKREITILENLRGGPNIVTLIDTVRNVDSGDIALVFEFLKNTNYKKLYPTLTDYDIRFYTYEILKALDYAHSMGIMHRDLKPENILIDHKKRTIRLIDWGLSDFYHPGFMYNVHVASLHYKGPELLVNYEMYDYSLDMWSLGCVLACMVFHKEPFFPGNDHFDQLVRIINVLGTDEFYKYIEKYKITLESRTKALLTTQPRQEWECFVHSENQHLVSPEAFDILDKLLKYDHQSRLTAQEAMKHSYFSVLMNGPTPPESPHKEKVNKIATKDRSMPGTSSQARHQIVNPKTQVTTASEKTAAPSTQADK; via the coding sequence ATGTCTTTCTTGCAGTTACCCTTGCCAAGCAGGGCTAGAGTGTATGCAGATGTAAACTCACACCGACCTACACGTTATTGGGATTTTGAGTCACATGAGGAGGAATGGGGAAATCTTGATGACTACAAGCTGGGCCAACTAATAGGACGGGGAAACTATAGTGATGTATTTGAGGcatacaaaaagaaatcaaataaaaaaactgCAGTGAAAATACTCTACTCAGtcaattatataaaaatcaaacgTGAAATCACAATTTTGGAGAACTTAAGAGGTGGTCCCAACATCGTAACACTGATAGACACTGTAAGAAACGTTGATTCAGGAGACATTGCATTAGTATTTGAGTTTCTAAAAAACACCAATTATAAGAAATTGTACCCGACCTTAACAGACTATGATATACGGTTTTACACCTATGAGATACTGAAGGCTTTGGATTATGCTCATAGCATGGGAATTATGCACCGAGATCTCAAACCTGAAAATATCTTGATTGATCACAAGAAAAGAACCATACGGCTCATCGACTGGGGCTTGTCAGACTTTTACCATCCTGGTTTCATGTATAATGTTCATGTTGCTTCACTGCACTATAAGGGACCAGAGCTATTGGTTAATTATGAGATGTATGATTATAGCTTGGATATGTGGAGCCTGGGGTGTGTCCTAGCATGCATGGTCTTTCATAAGGAACCATTTTTCCCTGGTAACGATCATTTTGATCAGTTGGTGAGGATAATAAATGTTCTGGGAACAGACGAATTTTATAAGTACATTGAAAAATACAAGATCACTTTAGAGTCACGTACCAAAGCACTCTTAACCACACAACCCCGCCAGGAATGGGAGTGTTTCGTGCACAGTGAGAACCAGCACCTTGTAAGCCCAGAAGCCTTTGATATCTTAGATAAGCTGCTAAAATATGACCATCAGTCACGGCTTACTGCTCAAGAGGCTATGAAACATTCCTATTTCTCAGTTCTCATGAATGGTCCGACTCCACCAGAGTCACCACACAAGGAAAAGGTCAATAAGATTGCCACCAAAGACAGAAGTATGCCAGGAACCTCTTCACAAGCTAGACACCAGATTGTTAATCCAAAGACTCAAGTTACTACAGCTTCTGAGAAAACTGCTGCACCTTCAACCCAGGCTGATAAGTAA